In the Pseudonocardia sediminis genome, GCGGCTGCGCACCAATGCCGTCCAGCCGTTGCACGCGACCGCCTGGGGTCTGTGCCTGCTCGCGTTCGCCCCGGTCGCGGCGCGGGCGCCGGCCGAGCTCGAGCGCTACACGCGCCGCACCGTCACCACCGCCGCGGGACTCGCCGACGTCCTCGCCGAGACCCGTCGCCGCGGCTGGGCGGCCGACATGGGCGGGTACGAGCCGGGCGTCGGCGGGGTCGCGGTCCCGGTGCGCAGCGGGGGCGGCCTCACCGTCGCCGCGCTCGGGGTCGGGGCGCCGACCGAGCAGCTGTTCTCCCCGGACGGCCGGGCCCGGCCGGACCCGCTCGTCGCGCTGACGTCGGCCGCCGCGGAGATCGCGGCGAGCCTGGACGCGGAGCGATGACCGGCGCCGCCGGGACCGGCGAGCGCGTCGTCGCGGCCATCGACCAGGGAACGACGTCGACCCGCTGCCTGCTGTTCACCCACTCCGGGCGGATGGTCGCGGTCGCCCAGCGCGAGCACCGCCAGCACTACCCCCGCCCGGGACTGGTCGAGCACGACGCGATGGAGATCTGGCGCAACGTGCGCCGCGTCGTCCCCGCGGCCCTGCGGCGGGCCGGTCTGGAGCCGTCGAACGTGGTCGCGCTGGGCATCGCCAACCAGCGCGAGACGACGCTGGTGTGGAACCGGCACACCGGCATCCCGCTGGCCCGGGCGATCACCTGGCAGGACACCCGCACCGACACGATCGTCGAACGCCTGGTCTCCGAGGGGCAGACCGGGCTCTACGCCGGGATCAGCGGGCTGGGCCCGGCCACCTACTTCGCCGGCCCGCGCCTGCAGTGGCTGCTCGACCACGTGCCCGGCGCCCGCGAGGGGGCCGAGTCCGGCGACGTCCTGTTCGGGACCATCGAGACCTGGCTGATCTGGCGGCTCACCGGCGGCCCGGACGGCGGTCGGCACGTCACCGACGTGACCAACGCCAGCCGCACGATGCTGATGGACCTACGCACCCTGCAGTGGTCCGACGAGCTGCTCGACGCGCTGCGGGTGCCGCGCCGGATGCTGCCCGAGATCCGGTCCAACTCCGAGGTCTACGGGCACTGCACCGGCGTCCTCGACGGCGTCCCGGTGGCCGGGGCGCTCGGTGACCAGCAGGCCGCGCTCGTCGGGCAGACCTGCTTCGCCCCCGGCGAGGCCAAGTGCACCTACGGCACCGGCGGGTTCCTGCTCAAGAACACCGGCTCCCGGATCGCCGGCTCCGAGGACGGGCTGATCCCGACCGTCGGCTACCTGTTCGGCGACGACCCCGTCTACGCCCTCGAGGGCTCGATCGCGATGACCGGGTCGCTGGTGCAGTGGTTCCGCGACGCGCTCGGGATGATCTCCACCGCGGCCCAGATCGAGACCCTGGCCATGACCGTCCCGGACAACGGCGGGTGCTACGTCGTGCCCGCGTTCTCCGGGCTCTACGCCCCACGCTGGCACCCCGACGCGCGCGGCGTCATCGTCGGGCTGACCTCCTACATCCACCGCGGCCACCTCGCCCGGGCCGTGCTGGAGGCGACCGCCTGGCAGACCCGCGAGGTACTCGACGCGATGAACCGCGACTCCGGCCTGCCGGTGACCCGGCTCAAGGTCGACGGCGGCATGACGGCCAACCACCTGCTCATGCAGTTCGTGGCCGACGTGCTCGACGTGCCGGTGGAGCGCCCGCTGGGGTCCGAGGCGGTCTCGCTCGGCGCGGCGTACGCGGCCGGCCTGGCCGTCGGGTACTGGCCGGACCTGGAGGTGCTGCGCCGCAACTGGCACCGGGCCGCGGCCTGGGAACCGGGCATGGACCCGGGCCTGCGCCGCCGGGAGCACGAGAACTGGGGCCGCGCGGTGGACCGCAGCTTCGGCTGGGCCCGCCACTCCTCCTGAGCACCGGGCCGTCGGTTGTCCGTGCTCGGCGTGTGATGCTAATCTCACCGCTACCAAACGGCCGTTAGACGACGACGTCATCCCGCCCCGGAGGTACGCCGACCGTGTCCGCTCCCACCGCCGCCCCGGACATCCTCTCCCCGGAGTTCGCCGCCGACCCGTACTCGGCGTACCGCGTGATGCGCGACGACCACCCGCTGATCTGGCACGAGCCGACGCAGAGCTACGTGATCAGCCGCTACGCCGACGTCGTCCGGGCGTTCAAGGACCCGCTGTTCACCAGCCGCAACTACGACTGGCAGCTCGAACCGGTGCACGGCCGCACGATCCTGCAGATGGACGGCCGCGAGCACTCCACGCACCGCAACCTGGTCGCACCGGCGTTCCGCGGGCGCGACCTGGCCGAGAAGTTCGTGCCGGTGATCGAGCGGAACTCCGCCGAGCTGATCGAGGCCTTCGCCGCCGACGGTGAGGTCGACCTGGTCGCGCAGTACGCGACCCGGTTCCCGATCAACGTCATCGTCGACATGCTCGGACTGCCGAAGTCCGACCACGAGCACTTCCACCGCTGGTACACCTCGATCATGGGGTTCCTGTCGAACCTCTCCGGCGACGAGACGGTGATGGCCGACGGGATCCGGACCAAGGGCGAGTTCGAGGACTACATGGTCCCGATCATCGCCGCGCGGCGGGAGAATCCCGGCGACGACCTGCTCTCCACGCTGTGCACCGCCGAGATCGACGGTGAGCGGATGACCGACCACGAGATCAAGGCGTTCTGCAGCCTGCTGCTCACCGCGGGCGGCGAGACCACCGACAAGGCCATCGCCAGCGTGATGAGCAACCTGGTCGCGCACCCGGACCAGCTCGCCGCCGTCCGCGCCGACCACTCCCTGATCCCGGCCGCGTTCGCCGAGACGCTGCGCCACTCCCCGCCGGTCCACATGATCATGCGCCAGCCGGCCGAGGACGTGGAGCTCTCCGGCGGCACGGTCGAGGCGGGGAGGACCGTCACCTGCCTGATCGGCGCCGCGAACCGTGACCCGGAGCAGTACGAGCGCCCCGACGAGTTCGACATCGCCCGCCCCGACCTGGACCAGGGCCGCGCCTACACCGCCGGTGCCAACCACACGGCGTTCGCGCTGGGGCGGCACTTCTGCGTCGGCGCGCTGCTGGCCCGCACCGAGCTGGAGACGGCCGTCGCGCACCTGCTCGACGCGATGGACGACATCGCCTTCGCCGACGGCGCCCCGCCGCCCGAGCACGGCGTGTTCACCCGCGCCCCGTCGCAGCTGCGTCTCACCTTCACCCCGACCACCTGAGAACCCCCGACCACCTGAGAACCCCCGACCACCTGAGAACCCCCGACCGCCTGAGAACCCCCGACCGGAGGACCCGCGATGACCGCCCGCCCGGAGATC is a window encoding:
- a CDS encoding cytochrome P450 codes for the protein MSAPTAAPDILSPEFAADPYSAYRVMRDDHPLIWHEPTQSYVISRYADVVRAFKDPLFTSRNYDWQLEPVHGRTILQMDGREHSTHRNLVAPAFRGRDLAEKFVPVIERNSAELIEAFAADGEVDLVAQYATRFPINVIVDMLGLPKSDHEHFHRWYTSIMGFLSNLSGDETVMADGIRTKGEFEDYMVPIIAARRENPGDDLLSTLCTAEIDGERMTDHEIKAFCSLLLTAGGETTDKAIASVMSNLVAHPDQLAAVRADHSLIPAAFAETLRHSPPVHMIMRQPAEDVELSGGTVEAGRTVTCLIGAANRDPEQYERPDEFDIARPDLDQGRAYTAGANHTAFALGRHFCVGALLARTELETAVAHLLDAMDDIAFADGAPPPEHGVFTRAPSQLRLTFTPTT
- the glpK gene encoding glycerol kinase GlpK → MTGAAGTGERVVAAIDQGTTSTRCLLFTHSGRMVAVAQREHRQHYPRPGLVEHDAMEIWRNVRRVVPAALRRAGLEPSNVVALGIANQRETTLVWNRHTGIPLARAITWQDTRTDTIVERLVSEGQTGLYAGISGLGPATYFAGPRLQWLLDHVPGAREGAESGDVLFGTIETWLIWRLTGGPDGGRHVTDVTNASRTMLMDLRTLQWSDELLDALRVPRRMLPEIRSNSEVYGHCTGVLDGVPVAGALGDQQAALVGQTCFAPGEAKCTYGTGGFLLKNTGSRIAGSEDGLIPTVGYLFGDDPVYALEGSIAMTGSLVQWFRDALGMISTAAQIETLAMTVPDNGGCYVVPAFSGLYAPRWHPDARGVIVGLTSYIHRGHLARAVLEATAWQTREVLDAMNRDSGLPVTRLKVDGGMTANHLLMQFVADVLDVPVERPLGSEAVSLGAAYAAGLAVGYWPDLEVLRRNWHRAAAWEPGMDPGLRRREHENWGRAVDRSFGWARHSS
- a CDS encoding IclR family transcriptional regulator yields the protein MAKPIQSIERAAAVLRLLGGAGRPLALAELAAALDLPRPTAHGIVRTLCDEELVGQDTATGRYHLGGGLTRLGSAWDRHDLRSRAMNWADALAATTGCAVFLGVPEDGGVGLVHHVFRPDGTPQRLRTNAVQPLHATAWGLCLLAFAPVAARAPAELERYTRRTVTTAAGLADVLAETRRRGWAADMGGYEPGVGGVAVPVRSGGGLTVAALGVGAPTEQLFSPDGRARPDPLVALTSAAAEIAASLDAER